TGAAAAAAATGTTACAATACTAAAAATATATATTTATAGAGAATAGGGTCCCAAAATAAAGATCCTGTTATTTTTATAAATATATAGTGTAGTTATTCTATCGGAATAATAAAAAAGGTAGTTAAAACTACAGGCAATAATATAATTGTATGACATTTTAAACAAATGGGGATTATGTCATCCAATAATTTAAAGGGGGAAAAATATGAAAAACAAATATTTATCATTATTAACAGTGTTGTTTTTTATGTGTGGAATTGTTCTCACTGGGTGTAAACCGCAAGAAACAACAAGTACAGCAAGTCAAACTGCTGCAAAATCAGGAGGCACATTAAGATATGCTTTGTGGAGTTCACCTCCAGGATCATTTCATCCAAGCTATAGTGCAAATATTTATGATAACAAGATAGTGGATTTGGTATATGAAAAATTAATAAATGCAGATGAAAATGGTAATTATGTGCCAGGTCTTGCTGATAAATATGAAGTGTCAAGTGATCAACTTACAATCACTTTTAGCTTAAATAAAAATGCAAAATGGCATGATGGGGAACCTGTAACTGCTGACGATGTTGCTTATACATTTACAACTATTGCTGATCCAGATTATGATGGACCAAGATTTTCACAAGTTGAAAATATAGCAGGAGCAAAAGATTATAAAGCTAAGAAGGCAACTAGTATTTCAGGAATAAAGGTTATTGATAAAAATACGATAAGTTTTACTTTTTCACAAGTTTATTCACCAGCACTTGCTACTTTTGCACAAAGAGCTATAATTCCAAAGCATGTGTGGGAAAAGATACCTGTAGCTCAATGGTCAAAGAGTGATCAACTTAAAAAACCAATTGGAAGCGGGCCTTTTAAATTTAAGGAATTTGTTCCAGATCAATATGTAGAACTTGAAAAATATGCAGATTATAATTTAGGAGAACCTAAGTTAGATAAGATTATATTTAAAGTTACTAATCAAGATACTGCTCAATCTGAACTTATAAAAGGAGATTTAGATATAGTACCAATATCTTCATTCAAACAAAAAGATCTTGATGCTTATAAACAAGCAGGGATAACTGTATTGGAGAATGATGGGGTGAGTTATCAATTCTTAGGATTTAATTTTGAAAATCCTATATTAAAAGATCAAAAGATAAGACAAGCTATAGAATATGCAATAAATCGCAAAGGTATAGTTGATAGTGTATTAGATGGTCATGGTAAAGTTGTTAATACTGTATTTTCATCAAAAAGCTGGGCAAATCCAGGCGAAGATGGGCTTGAAAAATATGAGTATAGTACAGATAAAGCTAAGTCATTGCTAAAAGAAGCAGGTTATGAAGAAAAAGATGGAGCCTTCTATAAAGATGGCAAGCCACTACAATTTACTTTAAAATATTCAACTGGTAATAAACCAAGAGAGCAGTCGGCTGTATTGATACAACAAAACTTAAAAGATATTGGTATTGCTGTTAATATTCAAAGTATGGAATATGCAACTCTTGATAAACAATTAACAAGTAAAGATTTTGAAATATTCCTTCTAGGTTGGACTAATGATTTAGATCCAGATATTAAGTCTTCATGGTATTCAACTCCAGGAAGTATACTTGGAAAATATGAAGGCTTTACAGATCAAAATCTTGATAAATTAATTGATGCTGGAAGAAGTGATTTTGATCAAAATAAACGTAAGGAAAATTATAAACAAATAGCAAAGGAATTTAATAATGTAGTTCCAGCTGTGATATTGTATAGTCCAAATGATGGATATGCATATAATTCAAAATTAAAAAATTATAAGCCAGTTCCTTATTATGAATTTTCAAATGCACAAAACTGGTCTTTAGAACAATAAAAATTATAAAAATATGAGGCTTTAGGAATATGAAAATATGCCTAGGCCTCATATGTGCATAAGAGTGAGTTTATTTATGTGAAAATTAATATAGAGAGGAAGGCAAATGAATGTTTAAATATGCAATAAAACGTATGATAAACACTATTCCAATACTTATAGGTATATCTATAATAGTATTTATTCTTATTAACTGTCAGCCAGGAAATCCATATTCTAACATGGTAGATCCAACCGTTACAGATGAAGTAAAGGAACAGATGCTTACACAGATTGGATATTATGA
The window above is part of the Clostridium saccharoperbutylacetonicum N1-4(HMT) genome. Proteins encoded here:
- a CDS encoding peptide-binding protein; the encoded protein is MKNKYLSLLTVLFFMCGIVLTGCKPQETTSTASQTAAKSGGTLRYALWSSPPGSFHPSYSANIYDNKIVDLVYEKLINADENGNYVPGLADKYEVSSDQLTITFSLNKNAKWHDGEPVTADDVAYTFTTIADPDYDGPRFSQVENIAGAKDYKAKKATSISGIKVIDKNTISFTFSQVYSPALATFAQRAIIPKHVWEKIPVAQWSKSDQLKKPIGSGPFKFKEFVPDQYVELEKYADYNLGEPKLDKIIFKVTNQDTAQSELIKGDLDIVPISSFKQKDLDAYKQAGITVLENDGVSYQFLGFNFENPILKDQKIRQAIEYAINRKGIVDSVLDGHGKVVNTVFSSKSWANPGEDGLEKYEYSTDKAKSLLKEAGYEEKDGAFYKDGKPLQFTLKYSTGNKPREQSAVLIQQNLKDIGIAVNIQSMEYATLDKQLTSKDFEIFLLGWTNDLDPDIKSSWYSTPGSILGKYEGFTDQNLDKLIDAGRSDFDQNKRKENYKQIAKEFNNVVPAVILYSPNDGYAYNSKLKNYKPVPYYEFSNAQNWSLEQ